From a single Bacillus gobiensis genomic region:
- the spoIIIAB gene encoding stage III sporulation protein SpoIIIAB → MLKLIGAVFIVLSTTWMGYEYSKTYSERTKQIRQLMYALQSLEAEIMYGFSPLNIASARIATQTPDPVSTLFAGFSDRLMKGEDTASKAWEESLACIKHKTSLKQSEIEVLKQFGETLGLHDRESQQKHIRLTLTHLEAEEKEAGIVQGKYEKMVRSLGFLTGLLLILILM, encoded by the coding sequence ATGCTAAAGCTCATAGGAGCAGTGTTTATCGTCTTATCGACCACATGGATGGGATATGAATATTCAAAAACGTACAGTGAAAGGACAAAGCAAATCCGCCAGTTAATGTACGCACTCCAGTCATTGGAAGCAGAAATCATGTACGGCTTCTCTCCATTAAATATAGCTTCTGCCCGAATAGCGACCCAGACACCGGACCCGGTTTCAACTCTTTTTGCCGGATTTTCAGATCGATTGATGAAGGGGGAAGACACGGCAAGCAAGGCATGGGAAGAAAGTCTTGCCTGCATTAAACACAAGACATCCTTAAAACAAAGTGAGATAGAGGTTTTGAAGCAATTTGGCGAAACTTTGGGCCTGCATGATAGAGAATCTCAGCAAAAGCATATTCGGCTGACGCTCACTCATCTTGAAGCCGAAGAAAAAGAAGCAGGCATAGTCCAAGGAAAATATGAAAAAATGGTGCGAAGCTTGGGGTTTCTTACGGGATTGTTGCTAATTTTAATTTTGATGTAA
- the spoIIIAA gene encoding stage III sporulation protein AA: MKEILEILPEHIINELNELPEAKLNAIEEIRIRSNQPVELVSNGDPYFLKYVSTIKDASMIIGRLSNYSMYTLEEELKKGYVTLRGGHRVGLAGRVVVEGGHVKGLRDISSFNIRVARQKLGISERYVNDLFENGWLNTLIIGPPQTGKTTLLRDLARLISTGRRQIPAKKVGIVDERSEIAGCVSGVPQHTFGNRLDVLDACPKAEGLMMMIRSMSPDVIIIDEIGRVEDSRAILEAMHAGVSIIVSAHGFSLQDLIKRPSLKILWENRVFDRFVELSRKRGPGSVVSILNQEGKPLASSPGVWTC, encoded by the coding sequence ATGAAAGAAATACTAGAGATACTCCCTGAACACATCATAAATGAATTGAACGAATTGCCCGAAGCCAAGTTGAATGCGATCGAGGAAATCAGAATACGGTCAAATCAACCGGTTGAATTGGTTTCTAATGGCGATCCGTACTTTTTAAAATATGTGTCAACGATCAAGGATGCTTCAATGATCATTGGCAGACTCAGCAATTACAGTATGTATACGTTGGAGGAAGAACTGAAAAAAGGATATGTGACACTTCGGGGAGGGCATCGGGTCGGACTAGCAGGAAGAGTCGTCGTAGAAGGAGGACACGTGAAGGGATTGCGGGATATATCTTCTTTCAACATCCGTGTTGCAAGGCAAAAGCTCGGGATTTCCGAACGCTATGTCAATGATTTGTTTGAAAATGGCTGGTTAAATACATTGATCATAGGTCCTCCGCAAACTGGAAAAACCACGCTGCTCAGGGATTTAGCGAGGCTGATCAGCACCGGTAGGAGACAGATTCCTGCTAAAAAGGTCGGCATTGTTGATGAGAGGTCGGAAATTGCAGGGTGTGTCAGCGGGGTTCCCCAGCATACATTCGGAAACAGGCTGGACGTTTTAGATGCCTGTCCGAAAGCGGAAGGGCTGATGATGATGATCCGTTCAATGAGCCCGGACGTCATTATCATAGATGAAATTGGAAGAGTTGAAGATTCGAGAGCTATTCTTGAAGCAATGCACGCCGGTGTGTCTATTATCGTATCGGCCCATGGATTTTCCCTTCAAGATTTAATCAAGAGGCCTTCGTTAAAAATATTATGGGAAAACAGAGTATTTGATCGATTTGTAGAGCTTTCAAGAAAGCGCGGACCCGGTTCGGTTGTTTCAATACTAAATCAGGAAGGTAAGCCGCTGGCCAGCTCACCTGGTGTATGGACATGCTAA
- a CDS encoding YqhV family protein, with translation MKKLFLGQVDQTVLSMAVLRVISSVIELTAALCMLVVNDVRKAVVINSMLAIIGPLIFIVTMSIGIYQLSEQLSYAKLILIGIGVLFILAGIYK, from the coding sequence ATGAAAAAATTATTTCTTGGACAAGTTGATCAGACCGTTCTTTCTATGGCTGTACTGCGAGTGATTTCTTCCGTAATCGAATTAACTGCTGCTCTTTGTATGCTGGTCGTCAATGATGTGCGCAAGGCGGTTGTCATAAACAGTATGCTTGCAATTATCGGGCCTTTGATTTTCATTGTGACAATGAGCATTGGAATCTATCAGCTCTCAGAACAGCTTTCCTATGCAAAGCTGATATTAATAGGAATTGGCGTCCTGTTTATTCTTGCCGGTATTTATAAATAA
- the efp gene encoding elongation factor P produces MISVNDFRTGLTIEVDGGIWRVVDFQHVKPGKGAAFVRSKLRNLRTGSIQEKTFRAGEKVARAQIETKTMQYLYANADQHVFMDTTSYEQIELNATQIEYELKFLLENMSVQIVMYESETLGVELPNTVELEVVETEPGIKGDTASGGTKPATTETGLVVNVPFFVNQGDKLVVNTSDGSYVSRA; encoded by the coding sequence ATGATTTCAGTAAATGATTTTCGCACAGGTTTAACGATAGAGGTTGATGGAGGCATCTGGAGAGTCGTAGATTTCCAGCACGTTAAACCGGGAAAAGGAGCGGCTTTTGTCCGTTCTAAGCTTCGAAACCTCCGCACGGGATCAATCCAGGAAAAAACTTTTCGTGCCGGAGAAAAAGTAGCAAGAGCACAAATCGAAACAAAAACGATGCAATACTTATATGCAAATGCAGACCAGCACGTATTTATGGATACGACGAGCTACGAACAAATCGAGCTTAATGCTACGCAAATTGAATATGAGCTAAAATTTCTGCTGGAAAATATGTCTGTCCAAATCGTGATGTATGAAAGTGAAACTCTTGGAGTTGAGCTGCCGAATACGGTTGAGCTTGAAGTCGTAGAAACGGAACCGGGTATCAAAGGCGATACGGCTTCAGGAGGCACAAAGCCTGCAACAACAGAAACTGGCCTTGTCGTCAACGTTCCATTCTTTGTGAATCAAGGTGATAAGTTGGTTGTGAACACATCTGACGGTTCATACGTTTCAAGAGCATAA
- a CDS encoding M24 family metallopeptidase: MGKVKKLRSIFNDWNIDGILITSAVNLRYMTGFTGSSGLAVVSKDRAAFITDFRYMDQANEQIDGFEIIEHKGNLTKKAVETMKDMGIKSIGFEQDKMTYGTYAAYLKQYPDANFVPTSQTVEKLRLIKTPEEIKILEEAAKIADEAFSHILTFIKPGISELSVANELEFYMRKLGASESSFDTIVASGARSALPHGVASDKIIEPGDFVTLDYGAYYKGYCSDITRTVSVGKPSDKLKEIYQVVLEAQLHARKHIKPGISGKEADALARSIIAEKGYGEYFGHSTGHGLGMEVHENPALSIKSEWELEKGMVVTVEPGIYLSGLGGVRIEDDIVLTEDGNTSLIHSPKELIIL; this comes from the coding sequence ATGGGAAAAGTAAAGAAGCTAAGAAGTATTTTTAACGATTGGAACATTGATGGTATATTGATTACAAGCGCTGTCAACCTTCGTTATATGACAGGCTTTACAGGTTCATCAGGATTAGCTGTCGTTTCTAAGGACCGGGCTGCCTTTATTACCGATTTCAGGTACATGGATCAAGCGAATGAGCAAATTGACGGGTTTGAAATTATTGAGCATAAGGGCAATCTGACAAAAAAAGCTGTTGAAACGATGAAGGATATGGGGATCAAATCAATCGGTTTCGAACAAGACAAAATGACGTATGGTACATATGCAGCATATTTAAAACAATATCCTGATGCAAATTTTGTTCCTACCTCCCAAACGGTAGAGAAATTGCGCTTGATTAAGACACCTGAAGAGATTAAGATATTAGAGGAAGCTGCCAAGATTGCAGACGAAGCATTCAGCCACATTTTGACCTTTATTAAGCCGGGAATTTCCGAGCTTTCAGTTGCTAATGAGCTTGAATTTTATATGAGAAAGCTTGGAGCATCTGAGTCTTCATTTGACACGATAGTTGCTTCAGGAGCGAGGTCAGCCCTTCCTCACGGAGTAGCCAGTGATAAGATCATTGAACCAGGTGATTTTGTAACATTGGATTATGGTGCTTACTATAAGGGCTATTGTTCAGATATTACAAGAACAGTAAGCGTTGGGAAGCCTTCAGATAAGCTGAAAGAAATTTATCAGGTTGTCTTGGAAGCCCAATTGCATGCCAGGAAGCATATAAAACCGGGCATCTCCGGAAAAGAGGCAGATGCATTAGCAAGGAGTATCATAGCTGAGAAGGGATACGGAGAGTACTTTGGGCATTCTACAGGCCACGGTCTCGGGATGGAGGTCCATGAGAATCCAGCCCTTTCGATAAAGTCAGAATGGGAGCTTGAAAAGGGAATGGTCGTCACAGTTGAACCGGGCATTTATCTTTCCGGTCTCGGCGGGGTCCGTATCGAAGATGATATTGTATTGACGGAAGACGGGAACACGTCCTTAATTCATTCCCCGAAAGAATTAATCATTTTATAA
- the aroQ gene encoding type II 3-dehydroquinate dehydratase: MAHFLVINGPNLNQLGKREPDKYGNQTLDDLEHGLFRFAEEKNFEVTFFQSNHEGDIIDSLHEAEKHYAGVVLNAGAFTHYSYAIRDAIAGSSLPVIEVHITNIHQREEFRHQSVLAAVCKGQISGFGFDSYKLALSYLTENWGGKD; this comes from the coding sequence TTGGCTCATTTTTTAGTCATTAATGGACCGAATTTAAATCAGCTCGGAAAAAGGGAACCTGATAAGTATGGGAACCAGACGTTGGACGATTTGGAGCACGGATTGTTTCGATTCGCTGAAGAGAAAAACTTTGAAGTCACCTTTTTTCAATCCAATCATGAAGGGGATATCATTGATTCCCTTCACGAAGCGGAAAAGCATTACGCTGGCGTGGTTTTAAACGCAGGGGCTTTTACTCACTACAGCTATGCAATTCGGGATGCCATTGCAGGGTCCAGTCTTCCTGTTATTGAAGTACATATTACTAATATCCATCAAAGAGAAGAGTTCAGGCATCAGTCAGTATTAGCAGCTGTCTGCAAGGGGCAAATATCGGGATTTGGTTTTGACAGCTACAAGCTCGCATTATCATACTTAACTGAGAACTGGGGGGGAAAAGATTGA
- a CDS encoding YqhR family membrane protein has translation MDHEEKKAVSINREKDQRGKPNLILGRVVLTGFIGGAGLSLIGYLFSLFRFSEISPNMLLQPFILGDWKNKLMGTFISIIIIGVLGIGAALLYYLFFRRIKGMWAGLIYGVMLWAIVFFLFNPLFPELASINELKSETLISSFCLYLLFGLFVGYSISFDYNELNSEKLKRALGQSSE, from the coding sequence ATGGATCATGAAGAAAAAAAAGCTGTATCAATAAATCGTGAGAAGGATCAGAGGGGGAAGCCAAACCTCATTCTCGGCCGAGTTGTATTGACAGGTTTTATTGGCGGAGCAGGATTGAGTTTGATTGGTTATCTCTTTTCCCTTTTTCGTTTTTCAGAGATCAGCCCGAATATGCTGCTGCAGCCTTTTATCCTTGGGGATTGGAAAAACAAGCTGATGGGTACCTTCATCAGCATCATTATTATTGGGGTTTTAGGGATTGGTGCCGCACTCCTTTACTATTTATTTTTTCGAAGAATTAAAGGCATGTGGGCGGGATTAATTTACGGTGTAATGCTATGGGCGATCGTGTTTTTTCTCTTTAATCCACTCTTTCCGGAACTCGCTTCAATTAATGAGCTGAAAAGCGAGACGCTCATCTCTTCCTTTTGTTTATATCTTCTCTTCGGTTTATTTGTCGGGTACTCCATTTCGTTTGACTATAACGAGCTCAATTCCGAGAAGCTGAAACGGGCGCTTGGACAATCTTCGGAATAG
- a CDS encoding DUF1385 domain-containing protein: MAKTNKKPAYGGQAVIEGVMFGGRHHYVTAVRRTDQSIDYFKLPRKSSSSLTALRRIPFIRGIAAIIEASANGTKHLNFSSERYEVHPDEDQKINEEEKSSKLTMIFGLAVLGVLSFLFSKFIFVLVPAALAHLTKPIFSSDFSQVMVESFLKLMLLLGYIYVVSMTPLIKRVFQYHGAEHKVINCYEKNLPITVENVQKQSRLHYRCGSSFILFTVIVGMFVYLLVPTDPLWIRLLSRIALIPVVLGISFEVLQLTNKVREVPVLKFLGYPGLWLQLLTTKEPSDDQVEVAIASFNELLRMEEETDAYKKDIVI; encoded by the coding sequence ATGGCAAAAACTAACAAAAAACCTGCTTACGGCGGTCAAGCAGTCATCGAAGGAGTTATGTTTGGCGGCAGACATCACTATGTTACCGCTGTGCGCAGAACGGATCAGAGCATTGATTATTTCAAGCTCCCACGCAAGTCCAGCTCATCACTTACCGCTTTACGGCGAATTCCATTTATTCGAGGAATCGCAGCCATCATCGAAGCGAGTGCAAATGGGACGAAACACCTAAATTTTTCATCGGAAAGATATGAAGTTCATCCCGATGAGGATCAGAAAATAAATGAAGAAGAAAAAAGCTCAAAGCTTACAATGATTTTTGGCCTGGCTGTACTAGGAGTGCTATCCTTTTTATTCAGCAAATTTATTTTCGTTTTAGTTCCAGCCGCTTTGGCACATCTGACAAAGCCTATTTTTTCTTCAGATTTCTCGCAGGTTATGGTGGAATCTTTTTTGAAGTTGATGCTTTTGCTCGGCTACATTTATGTTGTCTCTATGACACCGCTCATTAAACGAGTTTTCCAATATCATGGGGCAGAGCATAAAGTCATAAACTGTTACGAGAAAAACCTCCCGATAACTGTTGAGAACGTGCAAAAGCAATCCAGGCTGCATTACAGATGCGGCAGCAGCTTTATTCTCTTCACTGTTATCGTGGGGATGTTCGTTTACCTGCTTGTTCCGACAGACCCTCTTTGGATTCGTTTACTGAGCAGGATTGCCCTGATTCCGGTCGTACTTGGAATCTCTTTTGAAGTTTTGCAGTTAACGAATAAGGTTCGGGAAGTACCTGTATTAAAGTTCCTCGGATATCCAGGACTTTGGCTGCAATTGCTCACGACAAAAGAACCTTCGGACGATCAGGTTGAAGTCGCAATCGCGAGTTTTAACGAGCTTCTTCGGATGGAAGAAGAGACAGATGCGTATAAAAAGGACATTGTGATTTAG
- a CDS encoding SA1362 family protein has product MNRLIQPIIGVIIGLGAIGIIYSLVTSPGQFAWSLFYIAIGACILFFVLRYFLTGRMGTDGAAYKKAAKQSARRFQDKKPKRSAKNRHSHLRSIPNPNAKPLVIRKKSKTQLTVIEGKKNKKKKRALF; this is encoded by the coding sequence ATGAATCGACTTATACAGCCGATTATCGGGGTTATTATTGGTTTGGGAGCGATTGGCATTATTTATTCATTGGTTACTAGTCCGGGACAGTTTGCCTGGTCGCTCTTCTATATAGCAATCGGAGCATGTATTCTGTTTTTTGTGTTGCGATATTTCTTGACTGGCCGAATGGGAACAGACGGTGCAGCTTATAAGAAAGCTGCTAAGCAATCAGCCAGGCGTTTTCAAGATAAAAAACCGAAACGATCAGCCAAAAATCGTCACTCTCACTTAAGAAGCATTCCTAATCCAAATGCAAAACCGCTTGTGATTCGCAAGAAAAGCAAAACGCAGCTCACCGTGATCGAAGGCAAGAAGAACAAAAAGAAAAAGAGAGCTTTATTTTAA
- a CDS encoding patatin-like phospholipase family protein: MYIDGVFSGGGAKGIALAGAYKVLENEGFRFVRVAGTSAGSMVAAFIAAGYTSKEMIALLKELNNDILLDQPFPYLPFKALRWISIYWRLGLYKGDTFENWLSVKLKNKGVTVFSDLRPHSLRVIASDLTNGKLMVLPDDLPSYGLNPDSFSVARAIRMSCSLPYFFEPVKLQSNQGQSIVVDGGVLSNFPIWLFSKHKKRPVIGVTLTANEKERPKNSIKHAFELFGALFETMRDAHDARHIASRHEKNIIFIPADHVMATDFSMTDEKKEALIELGKLKTETFLKQWSY; the protein is encoded by the coding sequence ATGTATATAGATGGCGTTTTTTCTGGTGGAGGAGCTAAAGGAATTGCGTTAGCAGGCGCATATAAAGTGCTTGAAAACGAAGGGTTTCGCTTCGTTCGAGTGGCGGGGACAAGTGCAGGTTCAATGGTCGCAGCTTTTATTGCTGCGGGCTATACGAGTAAAGAGATGATCGCGCTTCTGAAAGAATTGAATAATGACATCTTATTGGATCAGCCTTTCCCATACTTGCCATTTAAAGCGCTTCGATGGATATCAATCTATTGGCGTCTTGGCTTATATAAAGGGGATACATTTGAAAACTGGTTAAGTGTCAAGCTTAAGAACAAAGGGGTTACTGTATTTTCAGATTTAAGGCCACATTCGTTAAGAGTGATTGCTTCCGATTTAACTAACGGAAAACTAATGGTTTTGCCGGATGACCTGCCGTCATACGGATTAAATCCAGATAGCTTTTCAGTGGCACGGGCTATACGGATGAGCTGCAGCCTTCCTTATTTCTTTGAACCTGTAAAACTGCAGTCGAATCAAGGGCAAAGTATTGTTGTAGATGGCGGGGTTCTGAGCAATTTTCCTATATGGCTTTTTTCTAAGCATAAAAAAAGGCCGGTCATTGGGGTGACTTTAACAGCAAATGAAAAAGAGCGACCAAAAAACTCAATCAAACATGCATTTGAGTTATTCGGTGCTCTTTTTGAAACGATGAGAGATGCCCATGATGCAAGGCATATCGCATCCAGACATGAAAAAAACATTATTTTTATTCCGGCAGATCACGTAATGGCTACCGATTTTTCAATGACAGATGAGAAAAAAGAAGCGCTTATTGAGCTTGGAAAATTGAAAACAGAGACCTTTTTAAAACAATGGAGCTATTAA
- the mntR gene encoding transcriptional regulator MntR codes for MPTVSMEDYIEQIYILIEEKGYARVSDIAEALKVHPSSVTKMVQKLDKDEYLVYEKYRGLVLTPKGNKIGKRLVYRHELLEQFLRIIGVDEEKIYHDVEGIEHHLSWNSIDRIGDLVQYFEEDRERVEQLITVQKNNEQENQ; via the coding sequence ATGCCGACAGTTAGTATGGAAGATTACATAGAACAAATTTATATCTTAATTGAAGAAAAAGGCTATGCGCGGGTTTCAGACATAGCAGAAGCTTTGAAAGTGCATCCCTCCTCTGTTACAAAAATGGTTCAAAAACTAGATAAAGATGAGTATCTTGTATACGAAAAATATCGCGGCCTCGTTCTTACGCCTAAAGGCAATAAAATAGGAAAACGGCTTGTTTATAGACATGAATTGCTAGAACAGTTTTTACGAATCATTGGTGTAGACGAAGAGAAGATCTACCATGATGTTGAAGGAATTGAACATCATCTCAGCTGGAACAGTATCGATCGAATTGGTGATTTGGTCCAATATTTCGAAGAAGACCGTGAGAGAGTTGAACAATTAATAACGGTTCAGAAAAATAACGAGCAAGAAAACCAGTAA
- a CDS encoding lipoate--protein ligase family protein, whose translation MEKETWRFIDSGFQSPAYNMALDEALLNWNSQKLIPPTIRFYGWNPPTLSVGYFQNIHKEINFDAVKDHNLGFVRRPTGGRGVLHDQELTYSVIVPEDHPEMPTTVTEAYRVISEGILQGFRELGLDAYFAIPRSDKEKAELKNPRSSVCFDAPSWYELVVEGRKVAGSAQTRQKGVILQHGSILLDLDEDKLFDLFLYPNERVKERMQKSFKKKAVAINELIENPVTIEDARKAFKTGFEKGLNVTLEPYELNEKEEKEVLKIAADKYSTDKWNYKR comes from the coding sequence ATGGAAAAAGAAACATGGAGATTTATTGACTCGGGTTTTCAATCACCCGCTTATAATATGGCTCTTGATGAAGCGCTATTAAATTGGAACAGCCAAAAACTGATTCCGCCTACGATTCGCTTTTACGGATGGAATCCGCCAACGCTTTCTGTTGGTTATTTTCAAAACATACATAAGGAAATTAATTTTGATGCTGTGAAAGATCACAATCTTGGTTTTGTCAGAAGGCCAACGGGAGGAAGAGGCGTGCTCCATGACCAAGAGCTCACGTACAGTGTGATTGTCCCAGAGGATCATCCTGAAATGCCAACCACCGTTACTGAAGCATACCGGGTGATTTCCGAAGGGATTCTGCAAGGATTTCGTGAGCTTGGGCTTGATGCTTATTTTGCAATTCCGCGATCTGACAAAGAAAAAGCAGAGCTGAAAAATCCAAGGAGCTCTGTTTGCTTTGACGCTCCTTCATGGTACGAGCTGGTCGTTGAAGGAAGAAAAGTGGCAGGAAGCGCACAAACAAGGCAAAAGGGCGTCATCCTTCAGCATGGATCGATTCTGCTTGATCTTGATGAAGATAAGCTGTTTGATTTGTTTTTGTACCCGAATGAGCGTGTAAAGGAAAGAATGCAAAAAAGCTTTAAAAAGAAAGCAGTCGCCATTAACGAGCTAATCGAAAATCCTGTTACTATCGAAGACGCGAGGAAAGCCTTCAAAACTGGCTTTGAAAAAGGGTTGAATGTGACACTGGAGCCTTATGAACTGAATGAGAAAGAAGAAAAAGAAGTATTAAAAATTGCAGCAGATAAATATTCAACAGATAAATGGAACTACAAAAGATAA
- a CDS encoding rhodanese-like domain-containing protein — MNYLILIILCAAIIIYSVVTYIYQQRIMKTLTEEEFRAGYRKAQLIDVREPKEYEGGHILGARNIPLSQLKHRKAEIRPDKPVYIYCQNNVRSGRAAQTLRKNGCREIYNLKGGFKQWNGKIKKKG, encoded by the coding sequence ATGAATTATCTCATCCTCATCATTCTTTGTGCGGCAATTATTATTTACTCTGTCGTTACATATATTTATCAACAACGAATCATGAAAACCCTAACAGAAGAAGAATTCCGCGCAGGCTACAGGAAAGCCCAGCTGATCGACGTGCGCGAGCCGAAGGAATACGAAGGCGGACATATTCTCGGTGCAAGAAACATTCCATTATCACAGCTTAAACACAGAAAAGCAGAAATCAGACCTGACAAGCCCGTCTACATTTACTGTCAAAACAATGTCAGGAGCGGACGTGCAGCTCAAACCTTACGTAAAAACGGCTGTAGAGAAATATACAACCTTAAAGGCGGTTTTAAGCAATGGAATGGGAAAATTAAGAAAAAGGGTTGA
- the gcvPB gene encoding aminomethyl-transferring glycine dehydrogenase subunit GcvPB: MTNQDQSLIFEVSKPGRIGYSLPEFDIPEASLSELVGEDYIREEPAGLPEVSELDIMRHYTALSKRNHGVDSGFYPLGSCTMKYNPKINEKIARIPGFSSIHPLQDEETVQGAMELMYDLSEHLEEITGMDEVTLQPAAGAHGEWTGLMMIRAYHEARGDVKRTKVIVPDSAHGTNPASATVAGFETITVKSNEQGLVDLEHLKQVVNEETAALMLTNPNTLGLFEENILEMAAIVHEAGGKLYYDGANLNAVLSQARPGDMGFDVVHLNLHKTFTGPHGGGGPGSGPVGVKKDFIPYLPKPVLVKKEDRYTFDYDRPEAIGRVKPFYGNFGINVRAYTYIRSMGPDGLKEVTENAVLNANYMMRRLAPYYDLPFDKHCKHEFVLSGKRQKKLGVRTLDIAKRLLDFGYHPPTIYFPLNVEECIMVEPTETESKETLDSFIDAMIQIAKEAEENPEIVQEAPHTTIVKRMDETMAARKPVLRYVKES, translated from the coding sequence GTGACTAACCAAGACCAATCGTTAATATTTGAAGTATCAAAACCCGGGAGAATCGGCTATAGCCTGCCTGAATTTGATATTCCCGAAGCAAGCCTATCTGAGCTTGTGGGAGAAGATTATATTCGAGAAGAGCCTGCTGGTCTGCCTGAAGTTTCAGAGCTGGATATTATGAGGCATTATACCGCCCTTTCGAAGCGAAATCACGGCGTGGATTCCGGCTTTTATCCGTTAGGATCGTGCACGATGAAATACAATCCGAAAATCAATGAGAAAATTGCCCGTATTCCCGGCTTTTCATCCATCCATCCGTTACAGGACGAAGAAACCGTTCAAGGTGCAATGGAGCTGATGTATGATCTAAGCGAGCACCTCGAAGAAATTACTGGTATGGACGAAGTAACGCTTCAGCCTGCAGCAGGAGCCCACGGCGAGTGGACCGGGCTGATGATGATCCGCGCTTATCATGAAGCGAGAGGAGACGTGAAGCGGACGAAGGTTATCGTGCCGGATTCCGCACACGGAACGAATCCCGCTTCAGCAACTGTTGCCGGCTTTGAAACAATCACTGTTAAATCCAATGAGCAAGGACTTGTCGATCTGGAGCATTTGAAGCAGGTCGTAAACGAAGAAACTGCAGCGCTCATGCTTACAAATCCAAACACACTCGGCCTGTTTGAAGAAAACATTTTGGAAATGGCTGCGATTGTTCACGAAGCAGGCGGAAAGCTTTATTATGACGGAGCGAACCTTAACGCTGTATTAAGCCAGGCGAGACCAGGGGATATGGGTTTTGACGTTGTTCATCTGAATTTGCATAAAACCTTTACCGGACCGCATGGCGGAGGCGGCCCTGGATCAGGTCCAGTCGGAGTGAAAAAAGACTTCATTCCGTATTTGCCAAAACCTGTGTTAGTCAAAAAAGAGGATCGATATACGTTTGATTATGATCGACCGGAAGCGATCGGAAGAGTGAAGCCGTTCTACGGAAATTTCGGCATTAACGTGAGAGCTTATACGTATATACGTTCCATGGGTCCAGACGGCTTAAAAGAAGTAACTGAAAATGCCGTCCTAAATGCAAATTACATGATGCGCCGCCTGGCACCGTATTACGATTTGCCATTTGATAAGCATTGCAAGCATGAATTCGTCTTGTCAGGAAAACGTCAGAAAAAGTTGGGCGTTCGTACACTCGATATCGCGAAACGTCTTCTAGACTTCGGCTACCATCCGCCAACGATTTATTTTCCGCTTAATGTGGAAGAGTGCATCATGGTTGAACCGACGGAAACAGAGTCCAAGGAAACGCTCGATTCCTTTATTGACGCCATGATTCAAATCGCCAAAGAAGCGGAAGAAAATCCGGAAATTGTCCAAGAAGCCCCTCACACTACGATCGTGAAACGAATGGATGAAACAATGGCTGCGAGAAAACCTGTGTTGAGGTACGTGAAGGAATCGTGA